DNA from Chloroflexota bacterium:
TCTTTCCCAGATCGGCGTGGTTCCGGAGCGATTCGTACCGGTCAGCGCCAAACATGGCGACAACGTCGTGGAACCGAGCGCCAACATGCCGTGGTACCGCGGGCCGACCGTGCTCGATGCGCTCGGCCTTTTCCGGAAAGAGACCGCGCCGTCGGAGCAGCCGCTTCGCTTCCCCGTGCAGGACGTCTACAAGTTCGATGAGCGGCGGATCATCGCGGGCCGTGTTACGGCGGGGCGATTTCAGATCGGGGATCGGCTGCTCTTTACCCCATCGAACAAGTCGGCGCGGGTCAAGACCATCGAGGCATTCCACGTCGATCCGCCGCCTCGCGAGGCGACCGCCGGCGAATCGGTCGGGATTACGCTCGACGAGCAGATCTTCGTCGAGCGCGGAGAGATCGCCTCCCACGTCGAGAGCCCGCCCTCGACCTCGACCGTCCTGCGCTGCAACGTCTTCTGGCTCGGGTCGCGCGCGCTCGAGCGCGGGCGCAGGTACATCATGCGCATGGCCACACGCGAGGTGGGCTGCTCGGTCACCGCGATCCATCGGATCATCGACGCCGAAGATCTGGACCTCCAGGCTGCGCGGACCCAGGTGGCGAAGAACGAGGTGGCCGAGGTGACGATCCGCACGAAGGCTCCCCTCGCTTTCGACCTGTACCAGGACGCCGCCGTCACGGGTCGCTTCGTGCTTGTCGATGGATACGACATTTCCGGCGGCGGGATCGTCACGGAGATCCTCAGCGACGAGCAGATGACGTTGTGGGAAGAGGCGAGAAGGCGGGACCTCTCGTGGCTCCCGGGCGACGTGAGCGCCGAGGATCGCGCGGCCAGCTATGGCCACCGCGCCGCTGTGGTCCTCGTCGGCGGTGCGCCGGAAGCCGCGGGCGAAATCGTGAGGCGGGTCGAGAGCGCGCTCGTCAGGGAGGGCCGCCACGCGTATCTGCTCCAGCCGGACAACCTCACCCGCGGACTCGACGCGGACGTCGCGGATATCTCGGACATCGAGAAGGTCCGGCGCTACGGCGAGGTCGCTCGGGTCCTGGTCGACGCGGGACAGATCGTCGTCTCACCCGCCAATGCCTTTGGGTCCGCCGACGATCGAGCGATCGAAACGCTGG
Protein-coding regions in this window:
- a CDS encoding GTP-binding protein codes for the protein MSIAASDVAEHLNIVVVGHVDHGKSTLLGRLYADTGSLPDGKLEKVQAICRQQGKEFEYAFLFDAFLEEQEQGITIDVARTFFHWRNRQYIIVDAPGHREFLKNMVSGAARAEAALLLIDAHEGVREQSKKHGHLLSLLGVRQVAVVVNKMDLVGFRQSTFDEIEGDYRAFLSQIGVVPERFVPVSAKHGDNVVEPSANMPWYRGPTVLDALGLFRKETAPSEQPLRFPVQDVYKFDERRIIAGRVTAGRFQIGDRLLFTPSNKSARVKTIEAFHVDPPPREATAGESVGITLDEQIFVERGEIASHVESPPSTSTVLRCNVFWLGSRALERGRRYIMRMATREVGCSVTAIHRIIDAEDLDLQAARTQVAKNEVAEVTIRTKAPLAFDLYQDAAVTGRFVLVDGYDISGGGIVTEILSDEQMTLWEEARRRDLSWLPGDVSAEDRAASYGHRAAVVLVGGAPEAAGEIVRRVESALVREGRHAYLLQPDNLTRGLDADVADISDIEKVRRYGEVARVLVDAGQIVVSPANAFGSADDRAIETLVHPAPVLRIWVGGPSDGTVAPEADLTIPDFADAAAAANAIVGVLKERAVLAPLPRESGFRHGNYSI